GAAAAGTAGCACTTCACACAttgctacaagttgaacctccctggtccggcacccgaGTGGTCCTGTCCCAGGGAATtggccggaccagggaggtcaataCACTGGGATCTCCATGTTTCCTCCTGGCTGCTTGCTGCCACCTGGGGCTCTgcgcttcctcccctgccccttctccctgcagctctgtggcCACCCAGGGCTCTGCTTTTTCCCCACGGCTCTGCCGCCACCTGGGAGGGCTCCACGCTCTgcccagcagcccccctgccaccaggATCTTTCCTCAGCAGCCCCATGCAGCCTGGGACTCCTACGCTCCCCCTGCCTGAGTCTGGCAACGCTCCTGGCCCCACGGGGCCACCCCAACAATGCCGGACTCGGGAAATCTGGATTCGGGAGTCTCTCCCTGTAGAAACCCCATTTAGCAAATCTCAATTGATCCGGGGGCTACGGCACCAACAGGCGGGGGCCCAAAACAGGAAAGGAAAGTGCCGCCGAGACCTACCTCCAAGGTCCAGGTCCACTTTATAATGGATGGCGTGGGTGTGGATCGTCCCCAGCGTGTGAGCCCCGACCCGGTTGCCGTAGTCCAGGCCGTCGCCGTGGAGGAAGGACGAAGTCATGAACCCCGTGGCGTGGACCTTGGCCTCGATGGCCCCGTTCTGGTAGAAGAGAAAATCCCAAACGTAGTCGTAGTTGCCCAGGGTGGCAATGGAGCGAATGACCAGGGCGGAGCGGCTCAGCCCCCCGTAGTACAGCGAGTACAGGTTGGAGTAATGGCGCCGCAGCGGGGTCTCCGTGTTCTGCTCGAAGATGCAGACGGAGTTCTTGTGCGTTGCGGGCGTCCGGCTCTCTATTAAGTAGTGCGTGTCCAGGTAGGTGGCCGAGTAGGGGCAATCGACCCCCCGGACTAACGAGTAAGTGAATCTCCCGATGCCAAAGCTCCCATCCATGTACCTGGTGATCATCCCTGTGGGACTGTTGGACCCGTAGACTGATATGGCCTCCTGGACGCTGATCTCATAGACCAACCTCTGCCCCTGAAATCGGATGTCAAACAGACGCATCCCCGTGTTGACGTTCACCCCGAAGGCAAAGCTCCAGAGCTGGGAGGCGACGTGGTTGTTCCGCACGCTGTACCGGGGCCCCTGCGGCTCGTACTGCAGGGGGGACGGAGCCGCGGGGGTGGCTCGGGACTGCAAGGAAGAGAATCCCCCGTCGGGTGGGGCTTTCTTCACGGCCTCCGCTTTGATGCGGCCCTGCTGGAACTCGCTCTCCAGCTGTGCAAAGTCCGCATAGTACTGGCCGTTGTAGAACACTCGGTTCACCCTCCACTGGGAGGCATCCAGCCGGCTGTGATCGACCAGCACCTCCAGCCCCACCGGGTGCAGGAAGAAGCCGCTGACGTTGTGGAACAGAGCGAACCAGGTGCTGCGGTCTCCGGACCGGAACCCCCGCGGGGCTGAGGTTAGGGATGCAAAATTGGTCCCATCGTAGTTGAATACTCGGCTCAGGAAGGAAGGGGCCGCGGAGAACGCCTCCTTCTGCAGGAAGGTTCCAATCTGCTCGTACTCCTTACCCAGCACCGGCCGGCGGTGGTACGGCAGCTTCCTGCCGTATTTCTGCACCGTGACGTCCCGGTGAGCCGTCGGCCGGGGCAGGGGACCCACCACGTACTCCGTGATATTCGGATCTAATTGGTTTCCGAAGTACACCACCGCCAGCGCTTGCCGGGCCGGTCGGCTGCCCTTGTGATCCAAGAAGGCCAGCACCTCGGCCTTGGGGGGCAGCTGCACGTCGACGTAGTAAATGCAGTTATCAGAGGGGTTTGCATCATAGGCATCCACCAAGGGTACCCCAAGGTTGTCGTGAAGATACGTCACCACTTCCACCATTTCTTCTGGCGTCAGATCGGCGAAGACCAGGCTCTGGTCCCCGTGCTCTCCCCCCTGGCTGCTCGGGGGCTGGGACTTGCAGCTGGCTGGCTTCCCTCCTCGGGTCAGCAGCACCCCGAGTAGCGCGAATATTGTGGCGAGGGCCAGAACCAGGAGGATGACGACCGTTTTCAGGTTCATGTTGCTCCTGCCAGAGGAGACCGCGAGGCgtcggaggggaagggagctcccagctgcagtcAGCCCGTGTCAGCACCAGCTGGACGGGTTAAGTACAGGAAACATGAGATGcgaaggggaggtgggaggagatcTGGACTGGGGGGGACTAGAAAGGGCAGCTCGTGGCTATCAGCCCGTCCAGCGTGCTGTGCCTGGCACCAGAACCCATGCACCAAAGAGCAGGCACCATGACTTGGGTGTTCAGACCAATTTCCAGAGGCTGCCTGGAACAGTTGTGATCCAGGCACTCCGCACGAGTGTGGGGAGGGTAAACCCCAATCTGCAAAAGGCTGGAGATattcccccctttcctcccggCTCCCCGACCTCGGGCTGGTCCTGGTGCTGCTCTCTCCGCGTGGCTGCTGGTGGATTTGCTCTCCCATCGCCCCGGGAAGCAGGGCGGTTGTAAGGTCGCCTCTGAAAAGGGTTTCATCTCGTCTGTGGGTCCCAGCGCTTGCTTGGGACACAGACTAGAAGCGTGGGGCCCAGCAAATGAGACAGAAGGAGCCAGGCACGGGGGGATTTGGATTTTAACGCACTCGCCTACCCAAGGGGAACGGGCAGTGACAACGGTGCAGTCCTCTAAGAGAGAGAAACCAGCTGTCGCCAGGGCCGGCAGTACTTTGTGCCAGGCAGGTGTCTACGCTCGGATTTGCACGGGGTTCCTACAGCTGCAGCACAGACACGGCCTCCATTTCCTCCCCCGCAAAGCCAGGGGTTCCCATCGCTGCGAGGCTCCCATGCAGAGAGCCCGCGTGGGCTAGCGGGGAGGCGGGCAAGCCAGCCCCTCGCAGCTGGCTGGTTTCACGCCACGAGGCAGCCCCACACAAACCAACCCCCAAATTGCGGCTAGCACCAGAATCCAGGGGGTGAGgacagggggaggagatggggaccAGAGAGGCCAGGCCTTCGCACTCAGCTCCTCCTGCATGCTGTGGTCCTCCCAGAACAACACACTAGGGAAACTCCCGGTGCCGCAGGGCCAGCGACTGATCAATGTTCACAGCATGTTCGCTGAGGTTCCCCTGAAGAGCTGGGAGGCGATTGGGGGACAGGGGTGGGCACACAACCAGCTGGCACGAGTGGGGATTTCCCTGCCACCCCTTAGAATTTCAGAGTTCCCCTAACTTCTGAGGCTCCTTCCCTCTACCCATGCGTCCTTGCAGTGAGGGTTGGCTCCCAAGGTGACCGCTAGCAGAGGTTCCTGTATGGAGGGACGTACCCACCTGGAACAGCCAAAGGGATGTGGcggccccagccagctcctgtacAGGACCTTGGTCTCAGCACCCAGATCACAATGACTAATGAGCGCCAGCCTCATGCCCCTGCACAGCCATCAATTACACTCCCGTGAGACAGCTCCAGGTCTTTAGTAGCCTGAGTGCGGCCGGCAAGCAGGTGGGACTTGCTGCAAGGCCTAGGAAAGGCAGCACCAGGGTT
This genomic interval from Pelodiscus sinensis isolate JC-2024 chromosome 29, ASM4963464v1, whole genome shotgun sequence contains the following:
- the LOC102464074 gene encoding amine oxidase [copper-containing] 3; this translates as MNLKTVVILLVLALATIFALLGVLLTRGGKPASCKSQPPSSQGGEHGDQSLVFADLTPEEMVEVVTYLHDNLGVPLVDAYDANPSDNCIYYVDVQLPPKAEVLAFLDHKGSRPARQALAVVYFGNQLDPNITEYVVGPLPRPTAHRDVTVQKYGRKLPYHRRPVLGKEYEQIGTFLQKEAFSAAPSFLSRVFNYDGTNFASLTSAPRGFRSGDRSTWFALFHNVSGFFLHPVGLEVLVDHSRLDASQWRVNRVFYNGQYYADFAQLESEFQQGRIKAEAVKKAPPDGGFSSLQSRATPAAPSPLQYEPQGPRYSVRNNHVASQLWSFAFGVNVNTGMRLFDIRFQGQRLVYEISVQEAISVYGSNSPTGMITRYMDGSFGIGRFTYSLVRGVDCPYSATYLDTHYLIESRTPATHKNSVCIFEQNTETPLRRHYSNLYSLYYGGLSRSALVIRSIATLGNYDYVWDFLFYQNGAIEAKVHATGFMTSSFLHGDGLDYGNRVGAHTLGTIHTHAIHYKVDLDLGGTANRLVAHDMAFESVQVPWSPEHQIHRPRLTKRVLHTEDEAAFPLHSKMPRYVYFAANSENKWGHQRGYRIQIISFTGDHMPEASPMERSISWERYKLAVTKRKEEEPTSSSIYNQNDPWTPTVAFADFINNETIVNEDLVAWITTGFLHIPHAEDIPNTVTVGNGVSVLLRPYNYYDMDPSIYSPDSVFFNSKQDASACEVNHLACLPQSASCSPALPPFTYEGFQNLTRL